GGGAAATCCTGCCGGGATACAAGGACTTTCCGATCTGGCGAATCCCGGTGTAAAGGTGGCCATCGGTGATCCCAAAGCCCCTGCCATCGGCCGGGTGGCCAAAAAAATGCTGATAAAAGCCAGTTTATGGGACCCGGTTCAGCCGAATATCAAAACCTTTGCTCCCACTGTTAACCAGTTGTTGATCTACGTGGCTCTGAAACAGGTGGATGCCGCCATTATATGGGAAGATCTGACCTCCTGGGCCGAGGGCAGGGACAAAATAGAGGTGGTGCAGATTCCGAAAAAAGAAAATCTGATCAAGACCATTCCGACGGCAGTGTGTACCAATGCCCCCAACAAAGAAATGGCATTGAAGTTCAACACATATATTGCATCCAGGGAAGGCCTTGAGATCTGGGAAAAATGGGGATTTTCTTCATGTGCAGAAAAGTAGAGCCTTTTAAGTTTATCTTTATTGGTATGACAATTTTTATCACCGCCGTGCTTTTACTGGCCATTGGGTCGCTTATTGCTGTTCCCACCTGGGAGGATATCCGGCAGAACATCTGGAGCCCTGAGATGCGGTTTTCCCTGAAACTCTCCATGATTACCGGGCTTGTTTCTACATTTATGGTCATGTTTTTTGCAATCCCCATCGGGTACACCTTATCCAGATTCAATTTCTGGGGAAAGGGGTTTGTCAAGACCATTATTGATCTGCCGGTTGCTTTTCCTGAACTGGTTCTGGGGCTCTGTCTGCTTCTGGTCTTCGGTAGTGAATTTTTCGGCAATATTCTGAATTCCATGGGACTGAACTTTGTCTTTACCAAACAGGGGATTGTCGTTGCCCAGTTTTTTACAGCCCTGCCCTATGCCGGAAGGATAATGAAATCAACATTTGATTATATTAATCCAAGGATGGAGTTTGTTTCAAGATCCCTGGGGTATTCGATGTTTGAGACCTTTTTCAATGTCAGTCTTCCCCTTGCCAGAAACGGAATTCTTGCCTCCACGGTCATTGCTTTTGCCCGGTGTATCGGCACTTTCGGCACGGTTTTAATTCTGGCCGGTGGCTCTTATATGCAGACTGAAGTGCTTCCCATCACCCTTTATCTTAATATTTCATACGGCAATATGGGAATGGCACTGACCAGCGGCATTGTATTGATGATTGTGTCTTTTGCTGCCATTTTTGTATTTGAGCAGACAGAGGCAAGCTTATGAGTTTTCTCAGAATTGAAGATCTTCACATCAACCTTGGAGAATTTTATCTAAAAAATATTTTTTTAACCATGGAGAAAGGGGATTACCTGATGATCATAGGGCCCACCGGGGCGGGCAAGACCATTCTCTTGGAGAGTATTATCGGATTCTGGTCCCCGGACAGCGGCAAAATTTACCTGGAGAATCGAGATATCACCAAAGAGCTGCCTGAAAAACGCCACATCGGTATTGTATACCAGGATTACGCGCTTCTTCCCCATTTTACCGTTTACAAAAATATTGCCTATGGTCTGAAAAAAATTGAAAAGCCCGGCCGTATCAGGGAAAAGGTCAATGAGATGGCGAAGTCCCTTCACATCGATCACCTCCTCCACCGCAAACCAGATACCCTTTCCGGGGGGGAACAGCAACGGGTGGCCCTGGCCCGGTCCCTTGTTGTTGAGCCCAAACTCCTTCTTATGGACGAGCCTTTTTCCGCCCTGGACCCCCAGACCCGCAGGCAGACAAGAAAACTGCTCAAGCAGGCAGTGGAGAAAAAAAATACCACGGTGGTCCATATCTCCCATGACCTTGATGATGCCTGGTCCCTGGCCAGCAAAGTGGCAGTTTTCAGGGATGGCAGGATGCTTCAGTTCGGAGATCTGGATGAGGTTTTCAACCGCCCGGGCTCCAGATTTATTGCCAATTTTGTGGGTGCTGCTGTTATAACAGGTATTGTGGCAAAGAACGGAAAGGATGTGAGCACGATTTCCTTTGACGACTTTAACCTGCAGAGTATTGACGAGGCAACGCCGGGAACGGAAGTTAAAGTGGCCCTGCGCCCTGAAAATATTATTTTGAGCAAAAATCACCCCGAGCAGATTTCTGTACAGAATGTGCTGAAAAGTGAACTGGAAGAAATTGTCAACGAAGGCAAGACATCCATGATATTTTTAAGGTACAAAAATACAAAATTCAGGGTACTGGTTACCAATAATGCGGTGGCGCAATTGAGCTTAAAACCAGGGGATACCGTCTATGCTTTGATCAAGAGCGCCAGTGTAAGGATTATATAACAAAATAACATATGAAACAGGCGCGCTGCACAGATTCATGATGATCCTGCGTGTTCCAGATCAGCCCGGAACACGCAATCTTTATACTGCTGAATGATTCAGTGTCACAATCCGGTCGGCATACCGGTCCAGAAAATGATATCCGGAACCGCCCAGAGAGACTATTTCCAGCAATTTGTCCGGGTGGGTCACTTCCACACCGCCCACCACCCGGACACCTCGATCAAACAGCGGGTCCGGAAGCCCGCCTGCGGTGGGTCCCATCACCGCGATATCCGCATCCGGCCGGGCCGCCGAAAGGATCCCCTCCAGGGTGTGGTTGATCAATGTCACACCGGTGATGACCAGGATATCGGCCTGTCCGATCACCTCGGGCGACTGATCCGCCGGAACATAATGGGGCATCTCCTCGGGCAGCAGGGTTTCCGGATTCTTTTCGATCACCCACCAGGTGCCGCCCCGGGCTTTCAGGGCCTGGAGGGTGGGGACAAACGCCCCCACCACGGCCACGGACTTTTCCTTTGGCATGGGCACTGCATCCTGGGCATCGGTCTTTGTCAGAATCTTGTAATCCCCTGCCATGCCTTTCTGCCGGCACAGGGTGCTCAAGGCGTTCAAAACAGCGATGGACAGGGCGGTTTTGATGGGTTCATCAGAAGACAGCCCGGACAATGCCTCAGACACGGGCATGCCGTTCAAGTGCTCGGGATTGAAAATCCGGCCGGCGGAGCTGGGGCAGCAGACCGCGGCCGGAATCTCTTTGGCAGGTGTATAGCAGATCCCGCCCACCCCATTGGACAGCTTGACCGTCGTGAAAAACAGTCCGATCACCGCTTTTTCAACCACCAGTGCCTCATAGTCCCTGCCGATTTTCTCCTGGACCAGTTCTCTGGTTTCTTCGAGAATTGTCATATTCACTCCGTTAAATACCATTTTTATATTATCACAACGACAAATGACATCTTTTAACAGAATCGGCAAACGAAGAACAGTCGTTTTTGTCTTCAAAAAATCTTTGAACACCCCGTCTTAATTGGTATCGTCCATGGGATCTTCTTCCATGAACGGATAGGCAATCTCCTCGGGCGGGACAAAATTCTCCTTGATGGTGCGCACCGATGTCCAGCGCAGCAGGTTGAGCATGCTGCCGGCCTTGTCATTGGTGCCGCTGGCCCGGGCCCCGCCAAATGGCTGCTGCCCCACCACCGCACCCGTGGGCTTGTCATTGATGTAAAAATTGCCGGCACTGTGGGCCAAGGCTTTTGTCAGCTCATGAATGGCCTTTCGGTCGGTGGCGAACACGGCACCGGTCAGGGCATAGGGGGAGGTGCTGTCCACCAGGGCCACGGCGTCGTCAACGGCG
Above is a window of Desulfotignum balticum DSM 7044 DNA encoding:
- the modA gene encoding molybdate ABC transporter substrate-binding protein: MKQFLILILFLIITAGQGLAAELTILSGAGLIKPMEELVQSFEKKEGVKTRVHYGSSGEIFAMVASKRPCDVLIPGAEKYTQDALKNGWVIKDTIRKLVLHIPVIAVPAGNPAGIQGLSDLANPGVKVAIGDPKAPAIGRVAKKMLIKASLWDPVQPNIKTFAPTVNQLLIYVALKQVDAAIIWEDLTSWAEGRDKIEVVQIPKKENLIKTIPTAVCTNAPNKEMALKFNTYIASREGLEIWEKWGFSSCAEK
- a CDS encoding ABC transporter permease: MTIFITAVLLLAIGSLIAVPTWEDIRQNIWSPEMRFSLKLSMITGLVSTFMVMFFAIPIGYTLSRFNFWGKGFVKTIIDLPVAFPELVLGLCLLLVFGSEFFGNILNSMGLNFVFTKQGIVVAQFFTALPYAGRIMKSTFDYINPRMEFVSRSLGYSMFETFFNVSLPLARNGILASTVIAFARCIGTFGTVLILAGGSYMQTEVLPITLYLNISYGNMGMALTSGIVLMIVSFAAIFVFEQTEASL
- a CDS encoding ABC transporter ATP-binding protein, which translates into the protein MSFLRIEDLHINLGEFYLKNIFLTMEKGDYLMIIGPTGAGKTILLESIIGFWSPDSGKIYLENRDITKELPEKRHIGIVYQDYALLPHFTVYKNIAYGLKKIEKPGRIREKVNEMAKSLHIDHLLHRKPDTLSGGEQQRVALARSLVVEPKLLLMDEPFSALDPQTRRQTRKLLKQAVEKKNTTVVHISHDLDDAWSLASKVAVFRDGRMLQFGDLDEVFNRPGSRFIANFVGAAVITGIVAKNGKDVSTISFDDFNLQSIDEATPGTEVKVALRPENIILSKNHPEQISVQNVLKSELEEIVNEGKTSMIFLRYKNTKFRVLVTNNAVAQLSLKPGDTVYALIKSASVRII
- a CDS encoding DUF364 domain-containing protein, giving the protein MTILEETRELVQEKIGRDYEALVVEKAVIGLFFTTVKLSNGVGGICYTPAKEIPAAVCCPSSAGRIFNPEHLNGMPVSEALSGLSSDEPIKTALSIAVLNALSTLCRQKGMAGDYKILTKTDAQDAVPMPKEKSVAVVGAFVPTLQALKARGGTWWVIEKNPETLLPEEMPHYVPADQSPEVIGQADILVITGVTLINHTLEGILSAARPDADIAVMGPTAGGLPDPLFDRGVRVVGGVEVTHPDKLLEIVSLGGSGYHFLDRYADRIVTLNHSAV